cttaGGAAAGACTACCGACGGTGGATTTATTAAAAATAGAGTAGGTATTTACAGTACTTTGTAATTAGTTCGTTCTAGTAATTAGGGGGGTTAATTAGTTTATCGAATTGATTATTCATCCCCATTGTATTGTTTTTGTATATGCTGAATTAATAAGGATTTTTTATGCTGCAGAAGCCAATTAATTGGGGCAAAATAAGGCAATCGAGATAGAATTTGCTTGATTCAACATACGATCCCCACAAGACTCGATTTGTTGGCACACATGGCCGCGCGTGAAGTAACGTATCCTAAGAAACAGAGAAGCCGTTCAGGCCGAGCCAGGGGACAGGATCCCAAGGCGTGGGCAGCCTTCTCGGTTCCAAACTAGAAGAGCAAAGCAAGCGCGACGACCATCCCCCTAGCGTCGTTGGCTCAAAGAGGAAACGGGTACACAAGTCAAGCGAGATCAAAGGAGCCGACGCAAAGCTAGCCATAGACCTAGAGGCAGCAATGGCAGCAATTGACTTTCCTCAACCAAAGAACCGTGGCAAACGTTCGGCCCGGCCTAGGGCCACCAAGGCTGCTGCGCCATGGGCAGCCTCACTGGATGGGTTCCAGAACAATGGTGCAGGTACCAATCCTGTCGTGAAGCACGGTGTCCCGGCGATTTCTTATGCTGATCTCGATGTGGTTAACACTGATGTTGATCTTTCAAGTGCAGAATCTGCTCTAGCATCGCTCTATGGAGAGCGTGATAGAGACCCGTGTGTGGAGTTTGCTGTCAACATCCTGATGAACGGGACACCGCTGCCAAAGGAAGCTGCAGGTATCGAAGCATTCTTTACCCAGAAGATGTACGGCTACAAAAACGCAAAGTTTGGGGAAAACATAACAAGTTTTATGGTCTAATCTTCATATTAGACATGATTCAAGCACCTGCATGCATCGTTTGGCGAATTGTTGGCCTGATAGAAGAAGTTTGGGGAAAACATAACAAGTTTTATGCGCTTAAAGAATGTGATACAAAATACAACTTGTTATGGCCTAATCGTCATATGAGACGATGTGGGTGTATGTGCTATATATGTACAAATTAATTCAGCCCAGCCTCTGTAATAGTCATCTTGTGATAGTTGACTCGATCGTCACATACGGGCCGTGTATATCTCACCCATAAGTTATACGGTACTAATGACTAGCATGTTAACAGGTTTCATAAGTCTGTCATAAAACCCGCCTGCGATGGTTGCAGACCCGGGCTTTCTAAGACCCGGCCGCCAGTGATCCCGCTGTAGTTGACGTGGTCATCACAGATAAATGTATACATACGGGTGGTAAAACTCAGTGCGTGCATTCGGTTTTGGTTCGGTTAATACGGTTTTTCATTAATTCGGTTTATACTCGGTTAACACGATTTTGTATAAAAATACGGTTCAGTTTCGCTCATAAGTTATAACCAATCATTTACGGTTTGGTTTCGGTTATAACCATATTAACCAAAGTTGATGAGAATTTTTTCAAACAACACATGAATTTTTAAGTTAACCCGAGAGTATGATAGTAGTTAATTTGCTAGAGGATTTGACTGCACTTTCGTTAGTGGTCCTGAACTGCACTCCATAACACCAAATAGAGCTACAATCTAAAACCCGATGACCTATTTCAATTACGTACGTACTGGCCCATACAGCAACGGCCCAAGAGAGCAGAGCAGGCCCAAATCGGGCAAACCCAACAACAAATCATTCGTGGGCCAACTGGCTATCGAGTGCAGCAACAACCCCGTAGGTCGAGTGTTCCATACTCAGCGGCTGCAAAATTCCTTACTAATGTTATGTTGTTACCGTTTAACCTAACGGTTTCCGGTTTTTAACCGAAACATATGTTGTTATCGGTTTAACCTAATGGTTTTCGGTTTTTAAACGAAAAAGCGATGCAGCGCTGCATCAGGAGGGAGAACGAGCGATGCAAAAACGCCCAAATCGGGCGTACCAAAGATGCGGACTAAGAAAGCCTTTTTGAATCTGGACTCAGTGGCGGATCCAGCACAAAGGCCCAACGTGGTCCATGAGTGACATTGTTCatataaatttatttatttttattgttttatcttttttgCCCAGACATACCTAAGGtataaaaaaatcaggatGATCCCTAGACAATCCTGTCCATCCTATAGATCCGCCAATGTCTGGACTGCACCCACCTAACATGGCCCATGAAACCTAACAAGCCAACATTTGCATGGTGGGTGCAAACCAAGTTCGGAGTGGGCAACCAAACACCTCCTAAGAAATGAATTAATTGTGAGTATTGATTACGGGCTAAATACCACGGATAAATtcggaaaaaataaatcaaaaccTAAAGCAACCTATAAAATAAGAAGGAGAGAGTACTAGAGTCTAGTAAATCCCGTGCTAATGGTAGCGTGAGATAGTATCATGTGTTCTTTAcatattctattttttttatatcatCAAATTGTTACTTAGGAATCTAAATCACTGTCCCATATCCCATCATAAATCTCCACTATTCTACACTTTAAGAATCTTTTAAATTACTGTTTTTAATTAAACTAAAAATAGGAATAAAACTTTCTACTGTGCATTTAATCCATCTTAATTTCGGAGGAATAGTGTGCTGACACCATTTAGACAATAGCCGGGGGCGGATATAAGCATGGGGCAAGTCAGCAAGTGGGGGTGTACCCAAAGACTTAAATAATTACTAATGCTAAATTAGTATTTATGAATTTATAAAGACATTGGAAGATTCTAGGTCCGCCACTGATACAAGAGATTTTCTAAATTGTGTTTCACAATGATTTCGAGAAACCTACTTGCATTTTAGGCCTCTCAACAAATGTGATCTGTCCAGACTGTGTGTAGCCCATGTTGATAGTCTGATCAGTCAATGGTGCCTTGTCAGGTTATCATGTTTCATGACAAGTGGTGTAATGGCCGTTTTATTTGGATTCCCATGCATTAATTAATCAGACAATTATCTTCTGCCCGATTTATATATCGAGTCTGATTAAATAACTAGCAAAGAAATTTATAAGGAGTGAACGTTCGCTCTTTCGTCTTCTAGAGCGCATGCTTTGTTGTTCGTCCGATTGGGAAGAGTGTGGCTGCGATCACGTCACATGTCGTGGTGACAACTTTAGTCCTTGCAGTGGCAACTTGTTCTACGTAAGTGAAAACTTTAGTGTTGTGATGGTGGTAACTTTAGTTTTGTGACGGTAACAACTTTAGCATGGTGCGCCCCGCAGGGGTAAGAAACCAACGTTCGTTCCCTGTACGTTCCAGCTAGCACGGCTGCACATGCAACCACACACACACGAGCCACTTGAATTTGCAATTTTTTAATTCACCGGCCGTTGGGCGTCATGACGAAGAGCTTGCACGAGTGAGGCCCGACGTCCGTCGCGAGACTGCCGATGAACCTCCCAGGTAGCGTCGCCtgtgttctaaaaaaaggtAGTGTGTCGTGTTGGTGAGATATTTGGGGTGAGACTTTGCAAATGTTTACTGAGATGGTTCAGCTTTGTGAGCATATTAATCTAAATGGTGATAGAGAACAATGCTACTGATTGTTAGATAAGAAAGGTAGCTTTTCTGTCAAGTCTCTATACTCTGCTCTGGTCACCAAACTGGTTGTTTATCCTTCTAAATACTTCTGGGAAGTCAGACTACCTCTGAAAACTAAAATCTTCATGTGGTTAGCTGTTAGAAATAGTATACTTATAAGGGACAATCTATCGCAGGTTGGAAGGGGCCTCGAAGTCGGGTCCTTCTGTCCCTTAGATGAATCACTGGATCATTTGTTTCTAAGATGTTTTGTAGCTAAGTTCTTGCGGGGTGGGGTAGGCTGTACCTTGGGTATCAACAATGTGCCATCATCCATGAATGACATGAGTGTATGGATTTACGGTTTTCCTTTTAAATTTCGTAAACTGTTAGCTATTGGTGATTCTGCATTATGTTGTACTATTTGGAAAACAACTTGTTTTCAAAGTAAATATCCTAGGAGCTAATTTAGTTTTTGTTATCTGCTATTGGATTAAGTATTGGGTGGGACTTCAGAAAGGTGATGCGAAGGATATGCTGATCACTGGAGCACTGATGCTGGAAAAGATGGCCTCGGAGACTCTTCACTCACGTCACAGATAAGCTGATCCTAGAGCTTGATTCTGctttgttatttttgtttttacctTTTGTATGTGGGAAAGACCTTTGGAACCTCTGTCCTTGTCGttgatttcattaatgaaatcggGAGCATTGCTCCTTTCTCTGAAAAATGAAACTTTCTTCATGTCGCAGCCGGAATGGCTCGAGGTGCTCCAGCTGAAGAGCatacacagaaaaaaaagtgcaaaTCGGTGCAAGAACGAGATGATTATATCTAACGACGGAGAAACAAAAAGGCTGAAATGAGTCTCAGTACCCCATCTGGGGCCAGCCCAAGCCCATTGTCGACGAGATGGAGGCGGGCACCCATCGGCGTCAACTGAGACAAAGAAAAGAGATGAGGAGATGGTAAACATAGCAAACGCGGGTTGCAGAGGGGACACCGATTAGCTGGCTCTGCCAAATGCCCGTCCAGTACACGTTTGGTCGTGCAGAAAATGTCTATTTTTCAAACGAAATCATTCAACTACGTATATCTATTCCGTATATTGATAAGTACAACTGGCTGATGTATGAAAAATAATCTTTTTACAGGGAACTAAATAGTATTCACTAGGTTGcgtaaaaaataaacatggcCTCAG
This is a stretch of genomic DNA from Brachypodium distachyon strain Bd21 chromosome 1, Brachypodium_distachyon_v3.0, whole genome shotgun sequence. It encodes these proteins:
- the LOC112270166 gene encoding uncharacterized protein LOC112270166, which encodes MAAIDFPQPKNRGKRSARPRATKAAAPWAASLDGFQNNGAESALASLYGERDRDPCVEFAVNILMNGTPLPKEAAGIEAFFTQKMYGYKNAKFGENITSFMV